A section of the Acanthopagrus latus isolate v.2019 chromosome 20, fAcaLat1.1, whole genome shotgun sequence genome encodes:
- the ccdc189 gene encoding coiled-coil domain-containing protein 189 isoform X1 — MDTRIKVPQDLKAKVMLWTDVSYHDMEEIDKMQSIPDLESVLCSVFGVDLPEPKRGVLLELYVQTVLFCRERSFKKEQTSALLSIIKSIHEANVETPLNNIEQSFKYCKELLLCHSVRRPPFSINLFSPEEVTTILNYIFNSYVRHYKLYKYIFTPQVILDLSLTYSGIPNREEAAMEDSSALDAENVKETEGEAAPKTDSSLQTQEAFIAEPEEDTPGSKSGLKALIEKEVREQMMLVSGQLDQRMKEIADQHNRALESPQLNHKAKK, encoded by the exons ATGGATACGAGAATAAAG GTACCACAGGATCTGAAAGCTAAAGTGATGCTATG GACAGATGTGAGCTACCATGACATGGAGGAGATCGACAAAATGCAATCCATTCCTGATCTTGAGAG TGTTTTATGCAGTGTGTTTGGAGTTGACCTCCCAGAACCGAAAAGAGGAGTTTTGCTGGAGTTGTATGTGCAGACTGTGCTTTTTTGCAGAGAGCGCAGCTTCAAAAAGGAACAGACATCTGCCCTCTTGTCCATCATCAAGTCCATCCATGAGGCTAATGTAG AAACTCCACTCAACAACATCGAGCAGAGTTTCAAATATTGCAAGGAGCTACTCCTCTGTCACTCAGTCAGG CGACCTCCATTTAGCATCAACCTCTTCAGCCCTGAGGAGGTGACCACTATCTTAAATTACATCTTTAACAGCTACGTGAGACACTACAAACTctacaaatatattttcactcCACAG GTAATACTAGATTTGTCTTTAACTTACTCTGGAATACCAAACCGGGAAGAAGCTGCCATGGAGGATTCTTCTGCACTGG ATGCTGAAAATGTGAAGGAAACGGAAGGGGAAGCGGCCCCAAAGACAGACAGCTCCCTTCAAACACAGGAAGCATTCATCGCAGAACCAGAGGAAGACACGCCCG GTTCAAAGTCAGGACTGAAAGCACTGATCGAGAAAGAGGTCAGAGAGCAGATGATGCTGGTGTCTGGACAACTGGATCAGCGAATGAAGGAAATTGCAGATCAGCACAACAGAGCGCTAGAGTCTCCACAGCTCAACCACAAGGCCAAAAAAtaa
- the ccdc189 gene encoding coiled-coil domain-containing protein 189 isoform X2, with protein sequence MEEIDKMQSIPDLESVLCSVFGVDLPEPKRGVLLELYVQTVLFCRERSFKKEQTSALLSIIKSIHEANVETPLNNIEQSFKYCKELLLCHSVRRPPFSINLFSPEEVTTILNYIFNSYVRHYKLYKYIFTPQVILDLSLTYSGIPNREEAAMEDSSALDAENVKETEGEAAPKTDSSLQTQEAFIAEPEEDTPGSKSGLKALIEKEVREQMMLVSGQLDQRMKEIADQHNRALESPQLNHKAKK encoded by the exons ATGGAGGAGATCGACAAAATGCAATCCATTCCTGATCTTGAGAG TGTTTTATGCAGTGTGTTTGGAGTTGACCTCCCAGAACCGAAAAGAGGAGTTTTGCTGGAGTTGTATGTGCAGACTGTGCTTTTTTGCAGAGAGCGCAGCTTCAAAAAGGAACAGACATCTGCCCTCTTGTCCATCATCAAGTCCATCCATGAGGCTAATGTAG AAACTCCACTCAACAACATCGAGCAGAGTTTCAAATATTGCAAGGAGCTACTCCTCTGTCACTCAGTCAGG CGACCTCCATTTAGCATCAACCTCTTCAGCCCTGAGGAGGTGACCACTATCTTAAATTACATCTTTAACAGCTACGTGAGACACTACAAACTctacaaatatattttcactcCACAG GTAATACTAGATTTGTCTTTAACTTACTCTGGAATACCAAACCGGGAAGAAGCTGCCATGGAGGATTCTTCTGCACTGG ATGCTGAAAATGTGAAGGAAACGGAAGGGGAAGCGGCCCCAAAGACAGACAGCTCCCTTCAAACACAGGAAGCATTCATCGCAGAACCAGAGGAAGACACGCCCG GTTCAAAGTCAGGACTGAAAGCACTGATCGAGAAAGAGGTCAGAGAGCAGATGATGCTGGTGTCTGGACAACTGGATCAGCGAATGAAGGAAATTGCAGATCAGCACAACAGAGCGCTAGAGTCTCCACAGCTCAACCACAAGGCCAAAAAAtaa
- the si:dkey-220f10.4 gene encoding tubby protein homolog: MEDPDIRQQKLDHQRSLLMKKQQKKRADSQMVVANRDAKQKPKNRKHKAGHSDETPLLISQSLSNTSLSDQVEHAHDNPLDEITLGESDMMASLTLDERPSEMPLTPKRMDLEIDKEPEVKFEVETDAQAEGKKTKKKDMKKEKAKPTEENGEKETEKEKDKEKKEKKNKKKDKVKDSDDPQKTNKTAKQERKKKHLQEVSTQETEPVVEVSSPKNKCDESEDEEEDGSQNPVPQTPKRKKQLDTSRCQISEDSKEDEVQGKEKKGKKKGKEEKTTPSLASLNSNYREGSSSGSESNERTTSPMSVEDLEKFALRPASRDATIQCRVTRDRRGMEKGIYPTYYLHMEKEDGKRVFLMAGRKRKKCKTSNYLISTDPTNLSRDTNCYIGKLRSNVLGTKFTVYDGGENPEKKPFVKESESVRQELAAICYETNVLGFKGPRKMTVIIPGMTENDERVSIQPKHELETLLVRHANNNTDKLVTLVNKSPSWNEQTQSYVLNFHGRVTQASVKNFQIIHPDNEDYIVMQFGRVAEDVFSMDYTFPMCALQAFAITLSSFDGKLACE; this comes from the exons ATGGAGGACCCTGATATTCGACAACAGAAGCTGGACCACCAG CGATCCCTGCTgatgaaaaagcagcagaagaagagggctGATTCTCAAATGGTGGTAGCCAATCGGGATGCAAAGCAAAAGCCAAAAAACCGAAAGCACAAAGCCGGGCACAGTGATGAAACACCTCTGCTGATCAGCCAGTCCCTGAGCAACACCTCCCTGAGTG ATCAAGTTGAACATGCCCATGACAACCCACTGGATGAGATCACACTGGGTGAAAGCGACATGATGGCAAGCTTGACATTAGATGAGAGGCCTTCAGAAATGCCTCTGACCCCCAAGAGAATGGACTTGGAGATTGACAAGGAGCCTGAGGTGAAATTTGAAGTGGAGACTGATGCTCAGGCGGAGGGGAAGAAGACTAAGAAGAAAGatatgaagaaagaaaaagccaaaC CGACGGAGGAGAATGGTGAAAAGGAGAcggagaaggaaaaagacaaggagaaaaaggagaaaaaaaacaagaagaaagacaaagtgaaagaCTCTGATGACCCACAGAAGACGAACAAGACAGCCAAACAAGAGCGTAAAA agaaacaCTTACAGGAAGTTTCAACCCAGGAGACGGAGCCAGTGGTGGAGGTGTCCAGTCcgaaaaataaatgtgatgaaagtgaggatgaagaagaagatggttCCCAGAATCCTGTCCCTCAGACGCctaagaggaaaaaacaacttGACACAT CCAGGTGCCAAATAAGTGAGGACAGCAAAGAAGATGAAGTCCagggaaaggagaaaaagggcaaaaagaaaggcaaagaagagaaaactaCACCAAGTCTGGCTTCCCTTAACTCTAACTACAGGGAGGGCTCGTCGTCGGGAAGTGAATCGAATGAAAGG ACAACATCTCCGATGTCGGTGGAGGATCTTGAGAAGTTTGCTCTGCGTCCAGCCAGCAGAGATGCGACGATCCAGTGCAGGGTCACcagagacaggagaggcatGGAGAAGGGCATTTACCCGACTTACTACCTGCACATGGAGAAGGAGGATGGCAAAAGG GTGTTCCTAATGGCCGGCAGAAAACGGAAGAAGTGCAAGACATCCAACTACCTCATCTCCACTGACCCGACAAATCTgtccagagacacaaactgctACATAGGAAAACTAAG GTCCAATGTCCTGGGTACAAAGTTCACAGTCTATGATGGAGGCGAAAACCCAGAGAAAAAGCCTTTTGTCAAAGAGAGCGAGTCTGTGCGGCAAGAACTGGCAGCAATTTGCTAT GAGACAAATGTTCTGGGATTTAAGGGTCCCAGGAAGATGACGGTGATCATCCCTGGCATGACGGAGAATGATGAAAGAGTGTCCATTCAACCGAAacat GAACTTGAGACTCTACTGGTCCGCCACGcgaacaacaacacagacaaactggTCACCCTGGTGAACAAATCGCCGAGCTGGAACGAACAGACCCAGTCATACGTGCTCAACTTCCACGGACGTGTCACGCAGGCCTCCGTCAAAAACTTCCAGATCATCCACCCTGATAACG AGGATTACATAGTGATGCAGTTTGGCCGTGTAGCGGAGGACGTCTTCTCCATGGATTACACTTTCCCCATGTGTGCCCTGCAAGCCTTTGCCATCACGCTGTCATCCTTTGATGGCAAACTGGCCTGTGAGTGA
- the LOC119009775 gene encoding interleukin-21 receptor: MSGPSGVMDRCSLPRPMLMLLQLTVFLLASTNTSFCLHGNPTTVLEGVNHELHCSNNYLFTINCSLSIAPSENSSDSDGSYWLTFTETYDQTKFQCMLTKADGDYFCSANKYPPEPDDDSYQETFSDIDTYKISLCYYLNNESATCEVLDEEYEPVRNIKPNTPCCLTVSHNASQHHFTWMSTYEEYTYTELVHSLMFELRYYTRREGPNVSRIINANSKNYSVDDENFEPDTEYAARVRSSPSQAHYMGQWSDWSSEVQWKTGSAVTSKSALPPNTSGFKLGKVIIPLCAVVTVFLFLCYAPIKKWRQNAFIPTPAPYFSSLYSDCRGDFKSWVVIQENTTDMMKAEETLQINTLTELEVIEEDECSPQFDHQFVQGSSYSNITDPGCDTSLLGMPYAVSTMTPPSAQGSSLKSLALSSRPGSPAEGDSGCWLSLERDPLFYCNEYCTLSAFQQNSPVTAERHGSLSTKSCTTEMIRVDAVTEA; the protein is encoded by the exons ATGTCTGGACCGTCTGGTGTGATGGACCGGTGCTCCCTGCCGAGGCCGATGCTGATGCTCCTGCAGCTGACCGTGTTTCTGCTTGCATCTACCAACACATCCTTCTGTCTGCACGGAAATCCTACCACAG TCCTTGAAGGTGTGAACCACGAGCTTCACTGTTCGAACAATTACCTGTTCACCATCAACTGCTCCCTGAGCATCGCACCATCAGAAAACTCCTCAGACAGCGACGGCTCCTACTGGCTCACCTTTACGGAAACATATGACCA AACAAAGTTTCAGTGTATGCTGACAAAGGCCGATGGGGATTACTTCTGTTCGGCCAACAAATACCCTCCAGAACCTGACGACGACTCTTACCAAGAGACCTTTTCGGATATAGACACCTATAAAATCTCCCTTTGCTACTACCTAAACAATGAATCTGCAACCTGTGAGGTGCTGGATGAGGAGTATGAGCCTGTGAGAAACA TTAAACCGAACACCCCGTGCTGCCTCACAGTGAGCCACAACGCAAGTCAACACCACTTCACCTGGATGAGTACCTATGAGGAATACACTTATACCGAACTGGTTCACAGTCTGATGTTTGAGCTCCGTTACTACACAAGGAGAGAGGGACCAAAT gtGTCACGCATAATTAACGCCAACAGCAAGAATTACTCTGTGGATGATGAAAACTTTGAGCCGGACACTGAGTATGCTGCCAGAGTGCGCTCCAGTCCCAGCCAGGCACACTACATGGGGCAGTGGAGTGACTGGTCCTCTGAAGTTCAATGGAAGACGGGTTCAGCTGTCACTAGCAAGTCAG CTCTCCCACCAAACACATCTGGTTTCAAACTGGGGAAGGTGATCATCCCCTTGTGTGCGGTGGTTacagtcttcttatttctgtGCTATGCTCCTATTAAAAA ATGGAGACAAAATGCCTTCATCCCGACTCCAGCGCCCTATTTCAGCTCCCTGTACAGCGACTGCCGGGGAGATTTCAAG AGCTGGGTGGTCatacaggaaaacacaacagatatGATGAAGGCAGAGGAAACGCTCCAAATCAACACGCTGACCGAGTTGGAGGTTATCGAGGAGGACGAGTGTTCGCCCCAGTTTGACCACCAGTTCGTGCAGGgcagcagctacagcaacaTAACCGACCCCGGCTGTGACACCTCTCTCCTGGGCATGCCGTATGCTGTCAGCACCATGACCCCACCGTCAGCCCAAGGGAGCTCGCTCAAGAGTCTGGCCCTCAGCTCACGGCCAGGGAGCCCTGCTGAAGGCGACTCAGGGTGCTGGCTGTCCCTGGAGAGGGATCCGCTGTTCTACTGCAACGAGTACTGCACCCTGAGCGCCTTCCAGCAAAATAGTCCAGTCACAGCAGAGCGCCATGGGAGCCTGTCAACTAAATCCTGCACGACAGAGATGATCAGAGTGGATGCTGTCACTGAAGCATAA
- the LOC119009782 gene encoding SUMO-conjugating enzyme UBC9-B — protein sequence MSGIALSRLAQERKAWRKDHPFGFVAVPTKNPDGTMNLMNWECAIPGKKGTPWEGGLFKLRMLFKDDYPSSPPKCKFEPPLFHPNVYPSGTVCLSILEEDKDWRPAITIKQILLGIQELLNEPNIQDPAQAEAYTIFCQDRTEYEKRVRAQAKKFSPS from the exons ATGTCAGGCATTGCATTGAGCCGGCTTGCCCAGGAGCGCAAGGCATGGCGGAAGGACCATCCTTTT GGATTTGTTGCTGTACCAACAAAAAATCCAGATGGAACCATGAACCTAATGAATTGGGAATGTGCTATTCCTGGCAAGAAAGGG ACTCCATGGGAAGGCGGCCTGTTCAAACTGCGCATGTTGTTCAAGGATGACTATCCCTCTTCACCTCCAAAAT gtaAATTTGAGCCTCCGCTCTTTCATCCAAACGTGTATCCATCAGGCACAGTATGCCTATCTATTCTAGAGGAGGACAAGGACTGGAGACCAGCCATCACAATAAAGCAG ATCTTATTAGGTATCCAGGAACTCCTAAATGAACCAAATATCCAGGATCCAGCCCAAGCAGAGGCTTACACAATCTTCTG CCAAGACAgaacagaatatgaaaaaagagtTCGAGCACAAGCCAAAAAGTTTTCCCCCTCGTAA